Part of the Pseudomonas sp. M30-35 genome is shown below.
GCTGCACGGTAGTCGGAAATAATGTCGTGGCCATCGACCAGCACCTTGCCTGAGCCAGGATTTACGATGCCGCAGATGATGCTGATCAAGGTGGTTTTGCCTGCACCGTTGGGGCCGAGCAAAGCGAAAATCTCACCTTTTTTGATATCAAGATTGATGGAGGTCAACGCTGGGTGGCCCGAAGCATAAACCTTGCTCAACTGCTGTATCGAGATAACTGGTTGCACACAACCACCTTGGTTTTGGGAGCGTCAGAAGGCATCGCTATATGAGCCTGCCTGAACAATAAAAACGCTACTCTAGCCCATCCTTATGCCATGTTGCATCTGGCTAATTAAGTGTTGGGCTGGGGAACGGCTCTGGTATGGTCACGCTTGTGCAGCACCGTTTATCAGCATGCTGCTCCTCGATCCAGCCGCAACGAATACCAACCCGGTATCAGCGCTGACCCTCGGAGGCTCTGGCCAAGGACAAGTGTTGAGCTCAATTCGCAAGCTTGCAGGCTTGGTCATAGTCGCCGGTATCGTTATGCTGGCACACCGCCAACAGCCTTGAATCGTCGCTTTGCGCTTGCCAAGCGCGTTAATTTTGCACAGGCTGTGCCGTTATCACCCGTTCAGAGGACACCTACATGCAACTAAAACATCTCGCTGGCCTGGCTCTAATTGCATCACTAAGCGCCTGTAGCTCAATGGACAGTGGCAGTTCAGACACCGCTTCGGCAGTTGCGTCTGATCGCTTCAAGGACAAGTGCAACGCCGAAGCCGTCCAGGATATGTTGGGGCAGCGAGTCACCCCGGCGCTAAGCAAACAAATCAAAGAAAAAGCCGGTGCTAAAAGCGTTCGAGTCCTGGGCCCAGCCGACCCAATGACCATGGATTACAAGTCATCTCGTTTGAACATCGATACCGACGAAGCTGAAGTGATCGACCGCATCACCTGCGGTTAATCTCAGGTACACGCTCGCCAGCGCAGCGCTGGCCTCTTAACCTTCCAGGCACTGACGCATGCAGATTGATGAAGACTTCACGCTGAAGAAGCTTGAAACGTTTCTCGCGTTCATGCGCAGTGGCAACCTCAGTCGCGCAGCGGCAGAACTGCAGACCAGCAATGTGAGTGTACATCGGGCGATTCATTCGCTTGAGAGTGCGCTGCGCTGTCCATTGTTCAAGCACGAAGGACGCAACCTGATCCCGCTGGAAAGTGCTTACCTGCTAGAGGACCGTGCCCAAAAGCTGATTCAAGATGTACTCGATACGGTTCGCTTAACCCGTGAAGCAGCGGGCTTTTCTGCAGAGCGATTCAAGCTCGGCTCGCTGTATTCACTCACGGTAAAAATCGTTCCTCAGTTGATCATGGGTCTTAAGCTGCGGCGCAGCGAATTGAATATCGACCTTATCCTTGGTTCAAATGTCGACCTGATGTTTAAACTGAAGAGTCTCGAAGTGGACGCGATTTTGGTGGCCTTGAACGAGCACATCAATGATCACGATTGCGAGCAACTTCCGTTGTTTTCGGATGATATTTTTCTCGCAGTACCAACCGATTCGCCCTTTGCGCAGCAAACTGAAGTTGATCTGGCAGCTCTCAAAGAGTCGACTTTTATTACCCTGACCCACGGCTTTGCCACACACCAAGATGGCGTGCAGGTGTTTCGTCAAGCGGGGTTTGAACCGAAAATTGCGATGCAGGTGAATGATATTTTCACCCTGTTAAGCATGGTCAGTTCCGGGGTGGGTTATGCCCTGCTCCCCGGTCGAATTGCGGCGGTTTATGAAAACCGGGTCAAACTCATCCCCTTGCAGGCCAAATACCATATGCAGCAGCACATTGGCGTGGTCTTTCTCAAAGCCAAAGAGCGTGATCCTAATCTGTTGGCCTTACTGGCGGAGTGTCGGATGTATAGCATCAACAACCCCGCCTAAAGGAACCCCTGAAAAACTACTGCGCTAGATATTACTGCGGCAGCCGATGCTGGGGCAGCCCTTGCTGGGTTAAAAAACTGCTCAAAATGCTCATTTACAACACGTAAAGTCGAGCGCGACCCCGGTCGCTTTTTCTCAGTTTTTTGCCTTGTACTATCTTCGCTCGCTACCTTTTTCAGAGGTTCCTCATGCATAGACGGGGTAAGAGCAATCAGTTTCAGCCCATCAGGCCACGCATAATCAGAAACAACAGCGACGGACCGAGCAAACAGCCTAGCGCCGTGTAGAAGGCTGCAGTCAGACAACCGTAAGGCACCAGTTTCGGATCTGTCGCGGCCAATCCGCCAGCCACTCCGCTCGATGTACCGATCAGGCCACCAAAGATCACTGCGCTGCGTGGATTGTTCAGGCCGATGTAAGGCGCAACAAACGGCGTTGCGATCATCACCAGAATGGCTTTGACCAGACCCGCACCAATCGACAGGGCCATGACCTCTGAGCTTGCACCAATCGCGGCACCCGTCACTGGGCCAACGATATAGGTCACGGCACCCGTGCCAATAGTGGTCAGACTTACCGCATCGGTATAACCGAACGCCATCGCGACACCGACACCGGCGACAAACGACGAGCCGATACCCACAAACAACGCCAGTACGCCTACCAGCCCCGCACGCTTTAACTCTTCAACATTAACCCCATAACCGGTGGCGACAATGGCAAAGTCACGCAGCATTGCGCCGCCCAAAATACCGATCCCGGATAACATAGGGATATCGACCAGGCCTTTACTGCCACCGGTCATCGCGCCACCGACATAGGCTAAAATCAGCCCCAGAAGAATAGCGATTGCAGAACCGTGCAAGCGGCCATTGGTCAGCTTGTCAGACAGCCAATACGACAACCACATGGTAATACCGATAACGGCAAAACCGGCGATCAAGCTGTAAGCGGTGAATACTTTCAGAATACTCTCGTACATAGCGATCACCGTGGCAGTTTAGGCAAAGGGTTTACGTCAGGCTCAGTTGGCGCATCAGGCTTTTTTTGGCCCATCCGGTCTAAAACCGGAACCAGAGCAAAAGCCACAACCACTGCCGCCACGCCAGCAAGAATCGCCATTGGCCCACCACTAAGCGCGCCATAGACATTTTGCTGAGCAGCCATTGCCACCACGATAGGGATATAGATTGCGCTCCAGAACTCGATGCCGTGTTCTGACTTGGGAATCAGATAGCCGCGCTTTTTTAGATAACCACCGAGAAAAATCAGCAACATCATGGCAATACCGACGCCACCAACGTTGGCCGGCACACCAATCATCTTCCCCAGCAGCTCACCGATAGTGATGCCGACCAGGGTGCAGAACGCAAGAAACGCCACACCATAAATAATCATTATTTTTATCCTCAGGGAGCAGTTCGAAGTTGTTGTTTTTGTCCTTCGTAACGATCAAGCGGTACAGCTCAGTTCAAGAGTCGCGGCTCGCCTCCTGACGCAACATGGCGTCCAAGGTATCGAGCCGAGCGCCCTGAAAGGCGATGGCTTGTCCGGGTTCAAACACGCGCCGGGCCAAGCCCGTCAGCACCGCCCCAGGAGGCAATTCGAGGTGCAACCTAACACCGCGTTCATAGGCCGTGCGCAACGTGTTATGCCAATCGACGACGCGGCACATATTGTTCGCCAAGTCATCGCGTAGTTGTTCCGGTTTGTTGAGTAAACGTGCGCTACTGCTGCTTAAATATCGCACTTGCGCAGGCCTTACACTGACCTGAGCAAATGCCTCAGCGAGTGTCGCCGCGGGGCTCTCAAGCAGCGGGCAATGCGAAGGCACGCTCACCGCTAGACGTTTAGCACAAGCCGCTCCAGACTTTTTCGCCAACGCCGCCACTTGCAGCATGGCGCTATGGCTGCCTGCTATTACCTGTTGCGCCTCAGCATTTATATTGGCCAGATACACCGGCTGCTCAACACTGTTTACCTGCGCCAGCAAGTCTTCAACTGTGCCGAGGTCTAACCCCAGAATAGCGGTCATGCCGAAGCCATTCGGATACGCCTGTTGCATGAGTTCACCACGCAAACCGACCAAACGCAGCGCATCAGCAAAACTGATTGCGCCCGCAACAACGGCTGCTGCGTACGCGCCAATCGACAAACCCGAAACATAATCAGGGCGATGCCCACGCTGCAGTAGCATCCGCGCACAAGCCACCCCGGTAATCAGTAAACACAGCTGTACCGCGCGGGTTTCGGAGAGAGCACCCAGTGAGTCCAACGCCAAGGCATCTTGCTCAAGTACTGCGCTGGCTTCTGCCACGCACAGGCGTGTTTCGGCTGAATCTGGCAGCGCGTGCAACATGCCCGGTTGCTGCGCACCTTGGCCAGGAAAAACCCATAAGCTGCTCATGCGCCTGCCAACTCTGGCGCCCAAGGGTCATCAACCAACAAGGGTTGAGTCTGGGTTTTAAGCAGTACCTTCGAGGTGCTTATCGCCCACTCACGCAGGGCAACCGCGCCCGCTGGGCATTGCAGTTGCACATCGACTGCCACCGCAGCATTATCAAGCAACTCCAGTAAAACCTTTGCCTGTGAACGCGACATCGGCTGCGCTGTACGCACCAGCAAATCGAGATCGCTGGCAGGATGAATTGCTTCGATACCGCTGGCCAACTGAAATCCAAGGCTGCCGGTAATCCCCCAGCGCAAGCCACTCTGATTAAGTGGCCCAGCCAACTGCGCAAGCGCTTTAAACAGTGGCCAGTCTCGATAGTGTTGATCCTGCAACTCAATCAACTGTTCCGGCTGCACGCAGCGCTTAACCGCCGAGAGCGGCATCCAACACGCAAAGCGCTGATCACGTGTTTTACCGCGCACACCAACAGCAATCATCCCCGCTGAGGCCCGCGCACGTCTGACCACCACCGGTGGCTCGAAGCGCAACGCCTCGGCCGACCACGCAGGCGCATCTGCCGGCAGATGCTCTGGGGCAAAGCCCCAAAGCAAATCGTGCGGCAGATAGCGCTGTTGCGTTGGTAGATCGAGGCAATTGATCACGTGTTCAGCTCCAGGCGGTGACGCTTAAGTTCACCACTGCGCCCGCAATAACTCACGTACCCGTGATGAAGCTTCGCGGTTAGTCGCACCGAGCCTGCTGCGCAAGTCCAGCGGACTGCTGGCGATATCATCGAGCGCGCTGCTTAGGCAGCCCTGGACTCGCGCAACATCATCAGCCTGTGGCTTAACGGCGTTCTCAACACTCAAGGTTTCCCAAAGCAGGCCAAGTGAGTCATAGCTTTCAATGTCATAAGCCATTGGCGCAATGGTCGACGCCAGCGCTTCCAGTTCATCAACGCTGCGCAGGGTCACGCGCGCGGCGGACTCCTTACCCATTGCATGCACCATCACACTTGGGTCGCGCAGGGCAATCAAACGATTGGCTTGATAACCGTGAGCCAGAAACGCACCAGACATCGCCTTCCCCACCAACAACGCTATGACGGCATGACCCGCAAGCCGCGCACGGGCATAACTGTCGACCGCGCCAGCCAATGCCTGATGGATACCCAGAGCCTCTTCACGGCGGCCATATGCCTGACTCGGCACGTCGACGATGGCGATCAAGGCACGCTTGTCTTGATGCTCGCGGTCCTGCTCAATCACTTGATCAATCGCTTGGGCCAGGCCCCAGCCTTCAAGCAGGCCAACCTCGCCATTTCGTGCACGGGGAAAACGGTTATTTGAATCGGCAACCACCGCCAAATAGCGCACGGGTTGGCCATTCAAGACGCTGTCAGCAACGAGTAAAGAGTCCGGTAACCCGTTAACCAGCTGCGCATTTACCGCCAACGACTCGAACCAGTTACGGCCACGCGGTTCAGTGGTTGCACTCATGATTGCTCTCCTTGGTAGAGGCTGCGTACCGTTGCGGCATCGATTTGCTGTGCAGCATCAAACGCCTGCAATCGCTGAAGAAACCAAGCATGCTTGCGGCTGCGTTCAAGCGCTGGCCGACCTTGCTTGAACAACTTGCGGACCTGTTCGCGGATCACCTCAAGGTCATCCGCCACATAACCGTCAACCAAGCCGCTGGCGTTGCGTTGTTCACCGCCAGTCAGGCTCCAGATGAAAGGTCGGTCACGCGAGTCGTATTCATCAAGACCAGCCTCCTGCTCAATGACCTGCGGGCCATTGAGGCCGAGCCGGGCTTCCTGAGTCACCAGCAGATAACTGCAAAGACCCGCCGCAATCGACATACCGCCGAAGCAGCCGACCGGCCCAGCAACCAAGCCTATGACCGGCTGGTACTGGCGCAGGTCAACAATTGCAGACTGAATTTCAGCAATTGCCGCGAGTCCCAGATTGGCTTCCTGCAAGCGCACACCACCGGTCTCCAGCAAGAGCAAGGCGCGGGTAGCGATACCATTGCGATTATCTTCAGCGGCGAGTTCTAGCGCGCCGGCAATTTTTGCCCCGCCAACTTCACCGAGACTACCGCCCTGGAACGCCCCTTCGATTGCCGCGACAACAACAGGCTCACCGTCAATGGTGCCTTTAGCGATAATCACCCCATCATCGGCCTGAACCACGATGCCTTGCTTGGGCAACCAAGGTGAAGTCACTCGGGCAAATGGATCGAGTAACTCACGAAAGCTACCGGCGTCGAGCAATGCTCGCGCGCGCTGACGAGCACCGAGTTCGATAAAACTGCGCTGTTCAAGCAAGCGCGCGATCTTGTCTGCATTTGCATCAGTCATCAGCCAAGGCCTCCATTGCTTGTTCCAGACGCAGACGCACAACCCCTGGAGTCGCGCCAAAATCGTGGATCGAGATGTTCAACGCAGGCATCTGCTGTTCACTGAACATGCGCTGAAACAGCTGCTGCCAGCGGGCATCGCTGCCATTGACCGAGGTTACGACCTCAATTGCCAACGTGCCGCTGGTACCCGGTTCAAGCATCACTTCAAGATCACCCGAGCCGACACAGCCGACCAGGGCACGGCCTTGGGCGGGTTGCCCGGCACTGAATTGGAAAGACAGCGTTTGCATAGTCAGACACTCCCTATCGGCGCGTGCAAGGCAGGCGCAAGGCGGTCGAGGAATAAAGTCGCGGCGAGTAAATCAGCAGCCCCGCCGGGTGAGGCACGTAGCCTCAACATGTCGTTATCGAGATTACGTAGCAACCGGCGACCATCGAGACTGGCGCAACCGCCTGCCTCTAACACCGCCAGTGCTCCGTTCTGCATGCAATCGAGGCCGGTCAGACCAGCTCGGTAAAGCACACAGGTATCAGTTAGTTGACTCATGATCGCCAGCAACGCATCCAGCCGTGCGTTCTGCTCGCCCACCTGCGCTGAACGGCTGCGCTGCAGTTGTGGCAAGCCATTGTGGATGATTGCCGGAAAGCCCAATTGAGCTTGCTCACGAGCACCCGGCAGGCCATAGGTTCGGCCAACTTGTGCCCCGTGGCTTTCGGCCGTGACGGGCATTGCCCGGTCGTGCAGCTTGGCAATTCGCGCAGCGCGCAAGGTAACTTCGGCGGCGCTCAGCGCTTGATCATCCAGCGCTGCGGCGGCGCACAACAAGCCCAGCGCCCAGATTGCACCCCGGTGCGTA
Proteins encoded:
- a CDS encoding LysR substrate-binding domain-containing protein, with the protein product MQIDEDFTLKKLETFLAFMRSGNLSRAAAELQTSNVSVHRAIHSLESALRCPLFKHEGRNLIPLESAYLLEDRAQKLIQDVLDTVRLTREAAGFSAERFKLGSLYSLTVKIVPQLIMGLKLRRSELNIDLILGSNVDLMFKLKSLEVDAILVALNEHINDHDCEQLPLFSDDIFLAVPTDSPFAQQTEVDLAALKESTFITLTHGFATHQDGVQVFRQAGFEPKIAMQVNDIFTLLSMVSSGVGYALLPGRIAAVYENRVKLIPLQAKYHMQQHIGVVFLKAKERDPNLLALLAECRMYSINNPA
- a CDS encoding malonate decarboxylase holo-ACP synthase; this translates as MINCLDLPTQQRYLPHDLLWGFAPEHLPADAPAWSAEALRFEPPVVVRRARASAGMIAVGVRGKTRDQRFACWMPLSAVKRCVQPEQLIELQDQHYRDWPLFKALAQLAGPLNQSGLRWGITGSLGFQLASGIEAIHPASDLDLLVRTAQPMSRSQAKVLLELLDNAAVAVDVQLQCPAGAVALREWAISTSKVLLKTQTQPLLVDDPWAPELAGA
- the madL gene encoding malonate transporter subunit MadL: MIIYGVAFLAFCTLVGITIGELLGKMIGVPANVGGVGIAMMLLIFLGGYLKKRGYLIPKSEHGIEFWSAIYIPIVVAMAAQQNVYGALSGGPMAILAGVAAVVVAFALVPVLDRMGQKKPDAPTEPDVNPLPKLPR
- a CDS encoding I78 family peptidase inhibitor, whose translation is MQLKHLAGLALIASLSACSSMDSGSSDTASAVASDRFKDKCNAEAVQDMLGQRVTPALSKQIKEKAGAKSVRVLGPADPMTMDYKSSRLNIDTDEAEVIDRITCG
- a CDS encoding biotin-independent malonate decarboxylase subunit beta encodes the protein MTDANADKIARLLEQRSFIELGARQRARALLDAGSFRELLDPFARVTSPWLPKQGIVVQADDGVIIAKGTIDGEPVVVAAIEGAFQGGSLGEVGGAKIAGALELAAEDNRNGIATRALLLLETGGVRLQEANLGLAAIAEIQSAIVDLRQYQPVIGLVAGPVGCFGGMSIAAGLCSYLLVTQEARLGLNGPQVIEQEAGLDEYDSRDRPFIWSLTGGEQRNASGLVDGYVADDLEVIREQVRKLFKQGRPALERSRKHAWFLQRLQAFDAAQQIDAATVRSLYQGEQS
- the mdcH gene encoding malonate decarboxylase subunit epsilon, coding for MSSLWVFPGQGAQQPGMLHALPDSAETRLCVAEASAVLEQDALALDSLGALSETRAVQLCLLITGVACARMLLQRGHRPDYVSGLSIGAYAAAVVAGAISFADALRLVGLRGELMQQAYPNGFGMTAILGLDLGTVEDLLAQVNSVEQPVYLANINAEAQQVIAGSHSAMLQVAALAKKSGAACAKRLAVSVPSHCPLLESPAATLAEAFAQVSVRPAQVRYLSSSSARLLNKPEQLRDDLANNMCRVVDWHNTLRTAYERGVRLHLELPPGAVLTGLARRVFEPGQAIAFQGARLDTLDAMLRQEASRDS
- the mdcE gene encoding biotin-independent malonate decarboxylase subunit gamma; amino-acid sequence: MSATTEPRGRNWFESLAVNAQLVNGLPDSLLVADSVLNGQPVRYLAVVADSNNRFPRARNGEVGLLEGWGLAQAIDQVIEQDREHQDKRALIAIVDVPSQAYGRREEALGIHQALAGAVDSYARARLAGHAVIALLVGKAMSGAFLAHGYQANRLIALRDPSVMVHAMGKESAARVTLRSVDELEALASTIAPMAYDIESYDSLGLLWETLSVENAVKPQADDVARVQGCLSSALDDIASSPLDLRSRLGATNREASSRVRELLRAQW
- a CDS encoding malonate decarboxylase subunit delta codes for the protein MQTLSFQFSAGQPAQGRALVGCVGSGDLEVMLEPGTSGTLAIEVVTSVNGSDARWQQLFQRMFSEQQMPALNISIHDFGATPGVVRLRLEQAMEALADD
- the madM gene encoding malonate transporter subunit MadM; translation: MYESILKVFTAYSLIAGFAVIGITMWLSYWLSDKLTNGRLHGSAIAILLGLILAYVGGAMTGGSKGLVDIPMLSGIGILGGAMLRDFAIVATGYGVNVEELKRAGLVGVLALFVGIGSSFVAGVGVAMAFGYTDAVSLTTIGTGAVTYIVGPVTGAAIGASSEVMALSIGAGLVKAILVMIATPFVAPYIGLNNPRSAVIFGGLIGTSSGVAGGLAATDPKLVPYGCLTAAFYTALGCLLGPSLLFLIMRGLMG
- a CDS encoding triphosphoribosyl-dephospho-CoA synthase — protein: MTALYVKQPHLSVAEYLADLAVDVLIDEADLSPKPGLVDRRGNGAHDDLHLGLMHSSALSLWPTFKQMAEAASQHNEINQSLREALGRIGREGEIEMLRVTGGVNTHRGAIWALGLLCAAAALDDQALSAAEVTLRAARIAKLHDRAMPVTAESHGAQVGRTYGLPGAREQAQLGFPAIIHNGLPQLQRSRSAQVGEQNARLDALLAIMSQLTDTCVLYRAGLTGLDCMQNGALAVLEAGGCASLDGRRLLRNLDNDMLRLRASPGGAADLLAATLFLDRLAPALHAPIGSV